A segment of the Lycium ferocissimum isolate CSIRO_LF1 chromosome 5, AGI_CSIRO_Lferr_CH_V1, whole genome shotgun sequence genome:
CTGTTATGCATTTCACTTTTGATTATATAATCAATGCACGAGTTCGTTTTTTTAAAATGAGAGATGGTAACACATTGCTCCTTATTCTCCCTTGTAAAGAAAAAAACCAAGAGGAAAAAGCAGAGGACAAAAACAAAATTCAGACAGATTTAGCTGCCTCTCAGAGCTTAACTAGGTACTAGTGTTCCTTACAACGTTGAGGAGGAACATTATTCTACAATGCCAATTTAGAGTGGTTGGAGTATTAAAGGCAATCCTTTGGAGGGCCTAAGAGAGAGCATGATAGAGGGACAGTGTCTATAGTTAGGTGAAATGGAAAAGGAGAACCTTGTCAAGATTAATGACAAGACAATCTTGTACTCCATCATAGTCAAGTTCCTACCAATGCACATTCTCCCTCCAAAACCAAAGGGCAAATAACCCATTTTGTGTTTGCATCCACCATGTATGTCATCCTTAAACCTTTCTGGTTTGAATTCATCCACATCTTCACCCCAAAATTGCTTGTCGTGATGCATGGACACCACATCAATCCACATATTTGTTCCTTTAGGAATGACTAGGTCATCCACTTTAATGTCTTCTCTAGCTTGCCTTTGTACATTTGGTGCTGGAGAGTATAGTCTTAATACTTCATTCATCACCCATCCCATCtgcattatacatatatttcaaaattctcaGTACCAATACAAATTATAAGTTCAGAAAAATAAATCTTGaatctttgttttttcttgGGGTCAAAAGAAAATCCATGATAAACTGAGTACAATGGAGTACGTAGGTCTCCTCTGGTCCTAATTCACGTGACATCATTCGATTGgacatgaaatttaagaaagaaagaaaaactgtTAAAATTTATTGTTTAGATAAATCATAAagatttgtgtggctataaatcatcttataaaaataaataaaaaattagagtTAAGTTATCTattagaaaatattattttttgtttaaattaaaaagaaaaaatatgacACATGGAATTGAGGTGTGGCCGGTGATTGATTAATTGTTAACTAGCTGGACCGGCCAAATAAGGTGGCCATAGTATTGCATAGGTCAAAGCCACATTTAGCTGTAGGGTGTTGACACCTGTAAAATCAACTACGAAAGTACGAAGTCGCATTATCGCCTATATGTTTTGATTCCGTCACGTAATGGTCCCACTCCCAAATCCCTGGAATTGCCATCCGAGTGCCACGCTTCTGTgcgtttggattgttgtgtttaCTGATATATTTTCTCTTTTGAACTTCAAGTTGACAAGTTGACCCCGACATCAGGGCCCCGCCAGGCTCTAACCGCCCACCCCCGCCCCCGCCCCCCAATCTTATTAATTTTGTCACAaacaaatgaatgaaaagttCAAGTTTTTTGCGCTAACAAATTGAAGTCGGAAAATTTATTAAGGATATACTATAGTAGTACTGTAATATTTTACTGGCAAAGAAAATAATTACCTTCCTTAGACTAGCAAGCTTAGTGGGATCTATTTCACCATCATTCATCACTTGTTTGATTTCCTCTCTGAGCTGAGTTTGCCACTGTGGATGCTGTGCCAGCAGCAACAAAGTCCACGTGAGTGCAAGCGCAGTGGTCTCATGTCCTCCAAAGAAAAACGTTTTACACTCATCCACCATTTCCCTCGTGCTCAATGTCCTCCCATTACCAGCCAGCAAAAGGCTCAAAAGATCGTGCTCTGCACGATCAACATCTTTGTTCATCTTTTTTCGATTTTCAATGATGGACATTAGTAGCAAATCGATCTCCTTGCCTAGATTATTGGCTTTCATGGTCTCTTTAGGACACATGATTTGGTTACCGTATGGTACCCCGACATAACGTGTAGACTTGAATAGTGTGACTTGCATGCTTCTTAATTTTTCAAAcactttttctccattttcgTAGCTGATGCCAAAGCTTGTCCTTGCAATTATTTCTCCAGCGGTACTTATGATTTCAGACTCGGCATCGATTTCTGGGTTCCCGGAGTTGACGAGTGCAGCCCACCGGTCTAGCATATGTGTGGCGGAATCCGCCATTAAACTTACCATGCCCTGTCAACCAAATTATAATTAGTACAGTCTGTATGGTtgatgaaaatggggaattaaTATAACATCTGCAAGTATATACAAAGTGTAAATATTGGATGTTATTCCACTAAAAGTAGCACCTATATATAATTTCCTAGTACGTTAATTGGAGAGACTCCggagtttaatttttatataatgatagtactgtaatttttttatatattatcatGTCATGCATCGAAAAGACGACAGAGAATCAATCGTTGGGATTAAAAAccagaaaaataaaatagatcATCTGCTATAATTggttaaaaatatattaataaaagggcaaaagttatttgcactatttgtgtcttgtatataagttaaatccttCTCTTATGATGGATGAGTCATATCACATTTTGCCAATTTGAGTTATAAGGTCATGTTACTTTGCGTGGAGCCGGATATGAAAATTGATTTCTGTCTAACATGTGGAGTTTCCTGATTAATACTCCTACAGATAAGATTGAGTTtcaaatgagaagaaaatagaaaGTTTAGGTGTACGAAGAGAGATACCTTCAAGTTGGCTGTGGTAAAAGCAGGAGTAATAACATGTCTATGTCTGACCCATTCATCTCCTTCAACCATAATAAGTCCTTTTCCAAACATGGCCTTTCTATCCCTCTTAAACACTGTTGGTTTTCCCCAACTTTTCCCCATTACTCCCGCTGACATTTTCTTGATGAATTCAGGGTCCGCAATGTAGAGAAATGGTTCTGTTCCAAGCCAGTATATAAATACTTTTCCTACAATAAAATAATATGCACACTGTTTCATTTACACTGCAGATACCATGCATATATAAATGGAGCTCTAGGAAAGTCATGAAAGAATTCAGCTATGGGTTCAACTGAACCCAGTAGCCTTAGCTCAGATACTATACATATGCTAGGAGATTTACGTACTAAATATGTACAAGTACATATTAAATTTCAAACTCAATAACTCAAATGATCGGTCCTGAATCAACAAAGTTCAAATGTTAAATCCACCTCTTAGAACCATGAGTTTTATTTTCATGTTTGTGAGAgtttttatgtttaaaataaaGCAACGGTTTTATTATTCAGAAAAAacttatgaataaagaattaaaagaagaaacatGCATTGCACTATATATAGTAATAATGCAGAGTTTAATTACCATGCAATTTCTGCCACCTAGCGAAGTAAGGAAATGCCAACGAATGAATATTGTGACTAATACTGCTTAAAGAAGAAAGAGCAGAGGAAGAAGTAGCAGAAGCTATCTTCATTAGCTCCTTCTTCACGTCATTAATATTTCCAAGAGGAAAAGTTGGTGTTGGTCCTTCAAACCCATTTGCCTTTAGCTTCCGATATGTCAGCTTAGGCAGAATCCACCAAGAATATAAAATTTTGCATAACAAAGAGAAAATGGTGACCATGCCTAACAGGCTAGCAACTTGAGAAAATTGGAtgaattccatttttttctcacTTTATTGATCTTTCTCTCAATAGAAGAGTTGTCGAGcttgattagtaaatggatTCCTAAAGTAATGGAAAGTACAGAAATTGTGTTGATGAATGAGAGAATTAAAGAATGGACGTATTTATAGAAGGACAAGTTTGACGAGCCCTCAAGGAAGTCAAAGGTTGACAATTGACCAATGTGAGAAATTAAATAACCAGTTTAGACGTATTTAATttgaacatgaatatatatatatatatatatatctttctgGTTATACGTATGATATAAAAATGCTAGTCTTTCGTagtattaatttatttattgcATCCATGTCTGTGTTCCATGTTACTTtactcttatgatattattttttattttgatttgtcAAAGTAGAAGTTGGTCATCAGCTAAATATTGCGGCTCTAAAATGAGTACACATCCTTTTTTGGACAATGCCGGCCAAGATTACTCCCACGAGGCATTCTTTATGGCCAATATTGAGGTCAGATATTCACCTACAAATTAATAAATTGGGAGTTTTACATTGCAAATTTTAATGTTGTCTCGACTATTATTTGTACCATCGATTAATTGTGAAATGGTATACATTTTTATGTTTCTTATGTTCTACTCCATTATCTAGAAGAGCTTAACATACGTACACTGATAGCAGTTTGGTTTGCGAACAAATTATTCCggaaatataattttaaaattataatcctTAGATTAATTTATCCCACATGAGAAGTGAATGCAAGTTTGATAGAATAAGGTGATATATTCAGAATTAAGTCTGGGACGAAGATAAAATTATACCGTCAACTAAATACAGTATAATTTAATCTTAAATTTAATCCTGGAATATCCCATCTTATCAcgcgtaccaaacgacccctgaAGATCACCATATTAAGGTGATTTACAACATGTAACTAAGATCTATATGGAAAGTCTAATTTGATCTACTAAATAGTACTCCGTAAGTAAATAGCATATCTTATAACATATTCaaatgaattacactaatataAATTAacagtatgtgtgtgtgtacatacGTGCGCGcgttttgaaatcataatttagaTTTTACAACGTACTCTATGTGCACATGGAGTTATGGACTATCCAGACGTATAATTATTGAAGCACGCACATTCTAATACAAAGTAATAAAACAGCTTAAAACTTATTGTAAATTTACGGACaagttataaaaaaatttatccgATTGATTAAATCTAGGAGTGGCAAAACTAGCCCAAACCCATTTGACCCGCTCAACCAGCCCAAGCTTTAATGGGTTTGGGCTAGAGTGATTTTGaagatgggctgatttgggcttAGCCCAAGTTGGCCATCACAAATCATTAGCCCAAATGACCCATCAAATGAACTCAAATTGACCCATCAAATGTCCTCCATTTATAAGATAAAAGCTACAAAACATGATTAACtgctttttaattattatttaaatttattttttgtaattatttttattttaaattttttagaaaaaaaatatttttattttttttatattttttatttccttatttaaatttttttactagta
Coding sequences within it:
- the LOC132058316 gene encoding cytokinin hydroxylase-like, translated to MEFIQFSQVASLLGMVTIFSLLCKILYSWWILPKLTYRKLKANGFEGPTPTFPLGNINDVKKELMKIASATSSSALSSLSSISHNIHSLAFPYFARWQKLHGKVFIYWLGTEPFLYIADPEFIKKMSAGVMGKSWGKPTVFKRDRKAMFGKGLIMVEGDEWVRHRHVITPAFTTANLKGMVSLMADSATHMLDRWAALVNSGNPEIDAESEIISTAGEIIARTSFGISYENGEKVFEKLRSMQVTLFKSTRYVGVPYGNQIMCPKETMKANNLGKEIDLLLMSIIENRKKMNKDVDRAEHDLLSLLLAGNGRTLSTREMVDECKTFFFGGHETTALALTWTLLLLAQHPQWQTQLREEIKQVMNDGEIDPTKLASLRKMGWVMNEVLRLYSPAPNVQRQAREDIKVDDLVIPKGTNMWIDVVSMHHDKQFWGEDVDEFKPERFKDDIHGGCKHKMGYLPFGFGGRMCIGRNLTMMEYKIVLSLILTRFSFSISPNYRHCPSIMLSLRPSKGLPLILQPL